In a single window of the Ruminococcus albus 7 = DSM 20455 genome:
- a CDS encoding NPXTG-anchored protein, translating to MKISKIFAGMSALAIAATMAIPAFADTTFTNDTGLDYIEVKEGNQLYVDLAASPYDPATVSAVKISFSIDDSDGFGGGLMLNSNKSGWDQNDTDWSWGNEGAEKAITAEGSDGAYTLTFDFGAKGEEYWGAPTDEKYFAQVVCQLWWGKDASITGIEITGEEKAAAPESQPESKADESSSNSSESKAAESSSKAAETASSKAAVNNNTTTTASSAAAASDNTNQATGATAGLALAGLALAGAVAVVSKRK from the coding sequence ATGAAAATTTCTAAGATCTTTGCAGGAATGTCTGCACTGGCTATCGCAGCAACAATGGCTATACCTGCATTCGCAGACACCACTTTCACTAATGACACAGGTCTTGACTATATTGAGGTCAAGGAAGGCAATCAGCTCTACGTTGATCTGGCTGCAAGCCCTTATGATCCTGCTACTGTATCCGCAGTTAAGATCTCTTTCAGCATTGATGATTCTGACGGATTCGGCGGCGGTCTGATGCTCAACAGCAATAAGAGCGGCTGGGATCAGAATGACACTGATTGGTCCTGGGGCAATGAAGGCGCAGAGAAGGCTATCACTGCTGAGGGTTCTGACGGCGCTTACACACTGACATTTGATTTCGGCGCTAAGGGCGAAGAGTACTGGGGTGCTCCTACTGATGAGAAGTACTTTGCACAGGTAGTTTGCCAGCTCTGGTGGGGCAAGGATGCTTCCATAACAGGCATCGAGATCACCGGTGAAGAGAAGGCAGCTGCTCCCGAGAGCCAGCCTGAGTCCAAGGCTGATGAGTCTTCCAGCAATTCTTCTGAGTCCAAGGCTGCTGAGTCTTCCAGCAAGGCTGCTGAAACTGCATCTTCCAAGGCTGCAGTAAACAACAACACAACTACAACTGCTTCTTCCGCAGCTGCTGCTTCTGACAACACAAACCAGGCAACAGGTGCTACCGCAGGTCTTGCTCTTGCAGGTCTTGCTCTTGCAGGCGCTGTTGCAGTAGTTTCCAAGAGAAAGTAA
- the eno gene encoding phosphopyruvate hydratase, with the protein MDYLVIEKVVGREILDSRGNPTVEAEITLADGTVARGTAPSGASTGEFEALELRDGDKGRYLGKGVEKAVNNINTVIAETITGMDASDIYAIDAAMIKADGTKDKSKLGANAILAVSIACARAAATSLDIPLYRFLGGIQGTKLPVPMMNILNGGAHADSAVDTQEFMIMPVGAPSFKEGLRWCAEVFHSLKALLKAMGDVTAVGDEGGFAPNSLKSDEEAIEKILEAIKAAGFEPGKDFMIAMDAASSEWKSEKGKGFYKQPKSGREFTSDELIAHWEALVDKYPIISIEDGLDEEDWDGWVKMTKQIGNKVQLVGDDLFVTNTERLAKGIKLGAANSILIKLNQIGSVSETLEAIKMAHKAGYTAISSHRSGETADTTIADLAVALNTCQIKTGAPSRSERVAKYNQLLRIEEQLDGSACYPQMDAFNVKK; encoded by the coding sequence ATGGATTATTTGGTCATTGAAAAAGTAGTTGGCAGAGAGATACTTGATTCAAGAGGAAACCCTACGGTAGAGGCTGAGATAACTCTTGCTGACGGTACTGTTGCAAGGGGCACAGCACCCTCGGGCGCATCTACAGGTGAGTTTGAAGCACTGGAACTTCGTGACGGTGACAAGGGCAGATATCTTGGCAAGGGCGTAGAGAAGGCAGTGAACAATATAAATACTGTTATCGCAGAAACCATCACAGGTATGGATGCTTCTGATATATACGCTATCGACGCAGCTATGATAAAGGCAGACGGAACAAAGGATAAGTCAAAGCTTGGTGCAAATGCTATACTTGCAGTATCTATAGCCTGCGCAAGAGCAGCTGCAACATCTCTGGACATTCCTCTGTACAGATTCTTAGGCGGTATACAGGGCACAAAGCTGCCTGTACCTATGATGAATATCCTCAATGGCGGTGCTCATGCTGACAGTGCTGTTGATACTCAGGAATTCATGATTATGCCTGTTGGTGCTCCTTCTTTCAAAGAAGGTCTGCGCTGGTGTGCTGAGGTCTTCCACAGCCTGAAGGCTCTGCTGAAAGCTATGGGCGATGTTACCGCAGTAGGTGATGAGGGCGGCTTTGCTCCCAACAGCCTGAAGAGCGACGAGGAGGCTATCGAGAAGATACTTGAAGCTATCAAGGCAGCAGGCTTTGAACCCGGCAAGGACTTCATGATAGCTATGGATGCAGCATCCTCTGAGTGGAAGAGTGAGAAGGGCAAGGGCTTCTACAAGCAGCCCAAGAGCGGCAGAGAGTTTACCTCTGACGAGCTTATCGCACACTGGGAGGCACTTGTTGACAAGTACCCCATAATCTCCATTGAGGACGGTCTGGATGAAGAGGACTGGGACGGCTGGGTAAAGATGACCAAGCAGATCGGTAACAAGGTACAGCTTGTGGGTGATGACCTGTTCGTAACAAATACCGAGCGTCTTGCAAAGGGTATCAAACTCGGCGCAGCTAACTCTATCCTTATCAAGCTCAATCAGATAGGCTCTGTATCCGAAACACTTGAGGCTATCAAAATGGCTCACAAGGCAGGCTACACAGCTATATCCTCTCACCGTTCAGGTGAAACAGCAGATACTACTATCGCTGATCTTGCAGTGGCTCTCAATACCTGCCAGATAAAGACAGGTGCGCCTTCACGTTCTGAAAGAGTTGCAAAGTACAATCAGCTGCTTCGCATAGAGGAACAGCTCGACGGTTCGGCTTGCTATCCTCAGATGGATGCATTCAATGTAAAGAAATAA
- a CDS encoding IS1595 family transposase: MSKRFPKPEITLDGIYSKFADESFCKDFLLDIRFEKGFACPFCGGSEYRRIRSRHLLRCKFCKADISATNGTFMHRTHIPLRLWIVTAFLIMSNKCSVSAVTLMRSLGVTYKTAWYILHRIRKAMKCREERYLLDGIVELDDTYLGAPTHGKKRGRGTEKVKMIVALSKNAAGNPEYVKMRDVPNLKGITVGRFARDNIRAGSKIESDNARSYKKPLAQKYFHVFETYDPTSGQLNWMHKVISNFKAMIMGTYHGNEKIHTALYAAEYCYKFNRRKLGNSAYLRLLAALVQ; this comes from the coding sequence ATGTCAAAAAGATTTCCGAAACCTGAGATCACACTTGATGGGATATATTCAAAGTTCGCAGATGAAAGCTTTTGCAAGGATTTTCTGCTTGATATCCGCTTTGAAAAGGGCTTTGCCTGCCCGTTTTGCGGTGGCTCTGAGTACCGCAGGATAAGGTCACGCCATCTGCTGCGCTGCAAGTTCTGTAAAGCAGATATATCCGCCACAAACGGAACTTTTATGCACAGAACACATATTCCGCTCAGACTGTGGATAGTCACCGCATTCCTCATTATGAGCAACAAATGCAGTGTTTCTGCTGTTACGCTGATGAGGTCTTTGGGGGTGACCTACAAGACTGCATGGTACATCCTTCACCGCATCAGAAAAGCTATGAAATGCCGTGAAGAACGCTATTTGCTCGACGGAATCGTTGAACTTGATGACACGTATCTCGGTGCTCCGACTCACGGTAAAAAGCGCGGCAGAGGTACTGAAAAAGTCAAGATGATCGTAGCTTTATCGAAGAACGCAGCAGGAAATCCCGAGTACGTTAAAATGAGAGATGTGCCGAATTTAAAGGGTATAACTGTGGGTAGATTTGCCAGGGATAATATCCGCGCTGGCTCGAAGATCGAGAGTGATAATGCTCGAAGTTACAAGAAACCGTTGGCACAGAAATACTTCCATGTTTTTGAAACATATGATCCGACAAGCGGTCAGCTGAATTGGATGCATAAAGTTATATCAAACTTCAAAGCAATGATCATGGGAACTTACCACGGAAACGAAAAGATCCACACAGCGTTATATGCTGCCGAATACTGTTACAAATTCAACCGTCGTAAGCTGGGAAACAGTGCGTATTTAAGGCTTTTGGCTGCTTTGGTGCAGTGA
- a CDS encoding RNA polymerase sigma factor, giving the protein MSEENVRDRFEMIYNKTYDYIYKYLIVKADSRETAEDILQSVYLNLYKRMLAGDRILEPKHYLMRSARHGLTDYYRSKKVNDSIDDGVEIVDEKALNSLENDDGFTYEEILQCLKESDEVTYRIFLLHFGHDYTIERTAKALGLAESTVKSKMYRALKKLRKEIKEGERYAIFGRSKEI; this is encoded by the coding sequence GTGAGCGAAGAAAACGTCAGGGACCGCTTTGAGATGATATACAACAAGACCTATGACTACATATATAAATATCTCATCGTCAAGGCGGACTCGCGTGAAACAGCCGAGGATATCCTGCAAAGTGTATATCTCAATTTGTACAAACGTATGCTGGCAGGCGACAGGATACTTGAACCCAAGCATTACCTTATGCGCAGTGCCAGGCATGGTCTGACAGACTATTACAGATCAAAGAAAGTGAACGACAGCATTGATGACGGAGTAGAGATAGTAGATGAGAAAGCACTGAACAGTCTGGAGAATGACGACGGCTTTACGTATGAAGAGATACTTCAATGCCTGAAAGAATCGGACGAAGTTACTTACAGGATATTCCTTTTGCACTTCGGTCACGACTACACAATTGAAAGGACAGCAAAAGCGCTTGGGCTGGCGGAGTCCACGGTAAAGTCAAAAATGTACCGTGCACTGAAAAAGCTCAGAAAAGAGATAAAGGAGGGTGAGAGATATGCGATTTTCGGACGGAGTAAAGAGATATGA
- a CDS encoding family 43 glycosylhydrolase translates to MSKKQAFNPYLPSWEYIPDGEPYVFGDRVYVYGSHDLWNGYVFCMGDYVCWSTPVNDLGNWRYEGVIYPRNADPLNKDGHMCLYAPDVTVGPDGRYYLYYVLDKVGVMSVAVCDEPAGKYEFYGYVHYKDGTRLGEREGDEPQFDPGVITEGDVTYMYSGFCGIGDKSRTGAKVVTLDKDMLTVLTEPKLIAPGSCYSAGTQWEEHAFFEASSIRKVNGNYYFVYSSEVMHELCYAVSDSPMEGFRYGGVLVSNTDLHIDTYKPADMPTCRGANNHGSIIEINDEWYIFYHRHTNGTWFSRQGCAEKLTLKEDGSFPQVEITSCGLNGGPLEGKGEYPAYIACNLFTEKKELYIGDLNSPRIVQDGRDGDEEIGYIANICDGTNIGFKYFDCKGIKRISIATRAYGDGTFQIKTAWDGEVLGEINVVGNNVWTASGTDVSIPDGVNAIWLTYKGGGTPQLKSITLE, encoded by the coding sequence ATGAGCAAAAAACAGGCATTTAATCCTTATCTTCCCAGCTGGGAGTACATACCCGACGGAGAACCCTATGTTTTCGGGGACAGGGTGTATGTATACGGTTCACACGATCTCTGGAACGGTTATGTATTCTGCATGGGGGACTACGTTTGCTGGTCAACACCTGTGAACGACCTTGGCAACTGGAGATATGAGGGCGTTATATATCCGCGAAACGCCGACCCTCTCAACAAGGACGGTCATATGTGCCTCTATGCCCCCGATGTTACGGTGGGTCCCGACGGCAGATACTATTTATATTATGTGCTTGACAAGGTGGGCGTTATGTCCGTGGCGGTATGTGATGAACCTGCGGGCAAGTACGAATTCTACGGATATGTACATTATAAAGACGGTACACGTCTGGGTGAACGCGAGGGGGATGAACCCCAGTTTGACCCCGGTGTTATCACCGAGGGCGATGTTACCTATATGTACAGCGGTTTCTGCGGTATAGGCGACAAGTCACGCACGGGCGCAAAGGTAGTTACCCTTGATAAGGATATGCTGACAGTCCTCACTGAACCGAAACTTATTGCCCCTGGCAGCTGTTACAGCGCAGGCACCCAGTGGGAAGAACACGCATTCTTTGAAGCATCTTCCATACGCAAGGTGAACGGCAACTACTATTTTGTATACTCATCGGAAGTTATGCATGAACTGTGCTACGCAGTCAGCGACAGCCCTATGGAGGGATTCAGGTACGGCGGTGTGTTGGTAAGCAATACCGACCTGCATATAGATACATACAAGCCCGCCGATATGCCCACCTGCCGCGGCGCAAACAATCATGGCAGTATCATCGAGATAAACGACGAGTGGTATATCTTCTATCACAGACATACCAACGGCACATGGTTCTCGCGTCAGGGCTGTGCCGAGAAGCTGACACTGAAAGAGGACGGAAGTTTCCCGCAGGTTGAGATCACCTCATGCGGACTCAACGGAGGACCTCTGGAGGGCAAGGGCGAATATCCCGCATATATCGCCTGCAACCTGTTCACCGAGAAGAAAGAACTCTACATCGGTGATCTCAATTCTCCGCGTATAGTGCAGGACGGCAGAGACGGTGATGAGGAGATAGGCTATATTGCAAATATCTGCGACGGCACCAACATCGGTTTCAAGTATTTCGACTGCAAGGGCATAAAGCGTATAAGCATAGCTACCCGTGCATACGGCGACGGTACATTCCAGATAAAGACCGCATGGGACGGCGAAGTGCTGGGCGAGATAAATGTTGTCGGTAATAATGTATGGACTGCATCGGGCACAGATGTAAGCATACCCGATGGCGTAAATGCCATATGGCTGACCTACAAGGGCGGCGGCACCCCTCAGCTGAAGTCCATAACGCTGGAATAA
- a CDS encoding carboxylesterase/lipase family protein, with amino-acid sequence MGEDCLYLNIWTNAKTGDEKMPVLVWYFGGAFQWGYTAEMEFDGERLARRGIVVVTVNYRLGALGYLAHPQLTAEQPDAPCNFGPLDQQAGLRWVRRNIANFGGDPDNITIAGQSAGGGGVMAQMASKSNEGDFQKAVMMSGLFKNPYVRNEFFIPRTLRDAEKLGVMLFDELGVKTLEEARKLDAQFIRRTYSDRMINKGMMFTIVNDGIFCTGDPLEGFCDGTRSRVPVMAGNTGDEFFEFIHAENEDRLKELAEKYFGDSAEEFLSYPEAHIQYGQGYAPVSAPEMGVKAAFLAESRMADAKPCYYYRFVPDIPGDDHPGTFHSVDLWFFFETLAKDTRPFEGRHYDLARQMCDYWANFIKTGDPNGYDINGNKLHEWRCYTDADRAEMEFTSDGAVAGVENSSYTKFLLDHVK; translated from the coding sequence ATGGGTGAGGACTGCCTGTATCTTAATATATGGACGAACGCAAAGACAGGCGATGAGAAGATGCCTGTACTTGTATGGTATTTCGGCGGTGCATTTCAGTGGGGATATACCGCTGAGATGGAGTTTGACGGCGAAAGGCTGGCAAGGCGCGGAATAGTAGTTGTTACGGTGAATTACAGACTGGGGGCTTTGGGCTACCTTGCACACCCTCAGCTTACGGCAGAGCAGCCCGATGCTCCGTGTAATTTCGGTCCGCTGGATCAGCAGGCAGGACTCAGATGGGTTCGGAGGAATATCGCAAATTTCGGCGGCGACCCTGATAATATCACTATTGCAGGACAATCCGCAGGCGGCGGCGGTGTAATGGCGCAGATGGCAAGCAAGAGCAACGAAGGCGATTTCCAAAAGGCTGTGATGATGAGCGGACTTTTCAAGAACCCTTATGTGAGAAATGAATTCTTTATACCCCGTACTCTGAGAGATGCTGAAAAGCTGGGTGTAATGCTGTTTGATGAACTGGGGGTCAAGACCCTTGAAGAGGCGAGAAAGCTGGATGCGCAGTTTATACGCCGCACTTACAGTGATCGGATGATAAATAAGGGCATGATGTTCACCATAGTAAATGACGGGATCTTCTGCACAGGCGATCCTCTTGAAGGATTCTGTGACGGAACACGCAGTCGTGTGCCTGTTATGGCGGGCAATACCGGCGATGAGTTTTTTGAGTTCATCCATGCAGAAAATGAAGATCGGCTGAAGGAACTGGCAGAGAAGTATTTCGGTGATTCCGCTGAAGAATTTCTGTCTTATCCCGAGGCTCATATACAATACGGACAGGGCTATGCCCCTGTATCTGCCCCCGAAATGGGTGTGAAAGCTGCATTTCTTGCGGAAAGCAGAATGGCTGATGCAAAGCCATGTTACTATTACCGCTTTGTTCCCGATATCCCAGGTGACGATCACCCGGGTACTTTCCATTCCGTTGACCTCTGGTTCTTCTTTGAGACACTGGCTAAGGATACCAGACCTTTTGAAGGCAGGCACTACGATCTCGCAAGACAGATGTGTGATTACTGGGCAAATTTCATAAAGACAGGCGACCCTAACGGATATGACATCAACGGAAACAAGCTTCACGAATGGAGATGCTATACCGATGCTGACCGCGCCGAGATGGAGTTCACCTCAGACGGTGCTGTGGCAGGAGTTGAAAACAGTTCGTATACTAAATTTTTGCTTGACCATGTAAAATGA
- a CDS encoding carboxylesterase family protein: MLRITNTENGKVRGLPAADPRITSFKGIPFAAPPVGENRWRAPQPCENWEGTRDCFEYAPISVMIYTAANGT; the protein is encoded by the coding sequence ATGTTGAGGATAACTAATACCGAAAACGGCAAGGTACGTGGATTGCCTGCGGCTGACCCGAGGATAACATCCTTTAAGGGAATACCGTTTGCGGCTCCGCCTGTAGGTGAGAACCGCTGGAGAGCACCTCAGCCCTGTGAGAACTGGGAGGGTACCCGCGATTGCTTTGAGTATGCGCCTATATCGGTGATGATATATACTGCCGCGAATGGCACGTAG
- a CDS encoding HAD family hydrolase, which yields MDIIFDIGKVLIDFDFEEFVGRYVDADKADRVTKAMWGNPDWIELDRGVLPVEDVLQKFIAQAPDCEWEIRRVFSQLGNIPQLKDTTIPMIRELKKRGHRVFFLSNFFEFLLHAAPEALRFTRETDGGIFSCNEKIVKPDPAIYELICERYGIEKENAVFIDDSPKNVRGAENVGIRAILFTGQSTDELFEQIGV from the coding sequence ATGGATATTATTTTTGATATCGGCAAGGTGCTGATAGATTTTGACTTTGAGGAATTTGTCGGGAGGTACGTTGATGCCGACAAAGCCGACCGCGTCACAAAGGCGATGTGGGGAAACCCCGATTGGATCGAACTTGACAGGGGAGTACTGCCCGTTGAGGATGTGCTGCAAAAATTCATAGCACAGGCACCTGACTGCGAGTGGGAGATACGCCGCGTATTTTCACAGCTTGGCAATATACCGCAGTTGAAAGATACTACCATACCCATGATAAGGGAGCTTAAAAAGCGGGGACACAGGGTGTTCTTTCTATCAAACTTTTTTGAATTCCTTCTTCATGCTGCACCCGAAGCACTTAGATTCACCCGTGAAACTGACGGTGGTATCTTCTCCTGCAACGAGAAGATAGTCAAGCCCGACCCTGCCATATATGAACTTATCTGCGAGAGGTACGGCATTGAAAAGGAGAATGCAGTGTTCATTGATGACAGCCCGAAAAATGTCCGCGGTGCTGAAAATGTGGGCATAAGGGCAATACTGTTTACAGGTCAGTCTACCGATGAACTGTTTGAGCAGATCGGTGTATAG
- a CDS encoding AAA family ATPase → MAKVISLCGLVCTGKSTYAKKLCRDRKAALLSVDEITLALFPDGAGDMLDTYVERTEKLVFAKACEYAEVGIDSVLDIGLWTRSERDEVREYFAQKGVVFEIHYITVPHEEWLRRIEKRNSAVMAGKCSAYYVDEGLAEKCLGAFEEPQADEEVYTVNDYRI, encoded by the coding sequence ATGGCAAAAGTAATTTCATTGTGCGGGCTTGTATGTACGGGGAAATCAACCTATGCAAAAAAACTGTGCAGAGACAGAAAAGCGGCTCTGCTTTCGGTGGACGAGATAACGCTGGCACTGTTTCCCGATGGTGCAGGGGATATGCTGGATACATACGTTGAAAGAACGGAAAAACTTGTATTCGCAAAGGCTTGTGAGTATGCGGAAGTCGGTATTGACAGCGTGCTGGATATCGGCTTATGGACAAGGTCTGAGCGTGATGAAGTGCGGGAGTATTTCGCACAGAAAGGTGTTGTATTCGAGATACACTACATCACCGTTCCGCATGAGGAATGGCTCAGACGGATAGAAAAGCGAAATTCCGCTGTAATGGCAGGGAAGTGTTCCGCTTATTATGTTGATGAGGGACTTGCAGAGAAATGTCTGGGAGCTTTTGAAGAGCCGCAGGCTGACGAAGAGGTATATACAGTAAATGATTATCGGATATAG